One Mycobacteroides salmoniphilum DNA segment encodes these proteins:
- a CDS encoding alpha-(1->3)-arabinofuranosyltransferase domain-containing protein: MTHRLDSSPLSRRWLAVASAFALLLTFAQSPGQISPDTKLDLAINPLRFAARALNLWSSDLPFGQAQNQAYGYLFPHGAFFSLGHLLGVPAWVTQRLWWALLVVAGFWGVIRVAEALGIGTRGSRIIAAVAFALSPRVLTTLGAISSETLPMMLAPWVLLPVILTFQGRISPRRAAALSAVAVALMGAVNAVATALACGVAVIWWLAHTPNRTWWRFTAWWIPCLALATSWWIAALLIFGKISPRFLDFIESSGVTTQWTSLTEVLRGTDSWTPFVAPTATAGSSLVEQSAMVIATAMIAAAGMAGLAMRGMPARGRLVAVLLVGLVLLTAGYTGALGSPVGQQIQFFLDDSGTPLRNVHKLEPLIRLPLILGLAHALSRVPLPASVTVRQWLSALARPERNRAVALGIALLVALAASTSLAWTGRLVPRGGFDAIPEYWSDTAHWLANHDDGGRALVVPGAPFAIQTWGLTRDEPLQVLGRTPWGVRDSIPLTPPETIRAIDSVQQLFAAGRPSDGLADTLKQQGISYLVVRNDLDPDTSRSARPILVHHTIEGSPGLTKVAQFGDPVGAGTVEGFVADSDLRPQYPAVEIYSVGQEKGYGEAYFADIDSMPRVAGGPEALLRLGERRRQLNQPPLGPSLLATDAAQAGLRPGPAIVTDSPLARETDYGRVDDHSSAIRAPGDKRRTFNRVPDYPATGVPLVNGSWTGGTITASSSASDSTALPNVAPGTSTAAAIDRDNATSWVSSSLEAALGQWIRVDLDRPITNAILTVTPSATALGAQVRRLEIETDNGTTAVRFDEPGTPLDVALRPGETNWVKVTATGTEDGTSGVQFGITELSLTQYDAAGYAHSVDLRHSATLPAPPAGAAVLGWDLGSPLEGRPGCMPSPERLRCAGTLSLSPEEPGTFIRTLTVPRPLSLTPTLWVRARSGPQLRDLITQPGTTAASGGADLIDLRGSSYAATDGDPGTAWTAPQESVLRQHLPSLVIKLPKPVAVGGIRLQPSKTEVPTHPKQVAINLGDGPQVRDIDPKSPETTLAVHPAVTDTITVTVMDWTDIIDRTALGTDQNKPPGIAELVALDTQGRPIAPADARANDNRVIKIGCADGPVLALAGRFIPMSITTTVRDLLDGNAIQATPCDTAPIATGAGPQDVTVNPRQQFIVDGVQLTTPDATPAAATATAAPTGRWDAARREVTADPAPRDRVLAVPESINPGWVARDAQGHTLTPVRVNGWQQGWVLPAGTGGPITLTFGLDTWYRAGLFGGLALLPVLALLALIPVRRKTTVPQVIPWRSGPATGIAVLAALTAISGITGAMVGLAALAFKVWTRWPVRTLTAAGAYVSGGSLLLAGAALSRHPWRSASGYTGHSWWIQLLALTSVAAVALAAVRLPSRVPARRFWKRRNASRDGDSTSA, translated from the coding sequence GTGACGCACCGCCTTGACTCTTCTCCGCTGAGCCGACGGTGGCTCGCGGTCGCCTCGGCGTTCGCCCTACTGCTCACCTTCGCCCAATCGCCCGGACAGATCTCCCCGGACACCAAGCTGGATCTGGCGATCAACCCGCTGCGGTTCGCCGCACGGGCCCTGAACCTGTGGAGCAGTGACCTGCCGTTCGGGCAGGCGCAGAACCAGGCATACGGGTACCTCTTCCCGCACGGCGCCTTCTTCTCACTGGGGCATCTCTTGGGGGTGCCGGCCTGGGTGACACAGCGACTGTGGTGGGCCCTGCTGGTGGTGGCCGGGTTCTGGGGCGTCATCCGGGTTGCCGAGGCGCTGGGTATCGGCACCCGCGGCTCCCGGATCATCGCGGCGGTCGCCTTCGCACTGTCCCCTCGGGTGCTGACGACCCTGGGCGCCATCTCCTCCGAAACGCTGCCGATGATGCTGGCCCCGTGGGTGCTGTTGCCGGTCATCCTGACGTTCCAGGGCCGGATATCCCCGCGCCGGGCGGCGGCGTTGTCGGCGGTCGCGGTCGCGTTGATGGGTGCGGTCAATGCCGTCGCCACCGCCCTCGCCTGCGGGGTCGCCGTTATCTGGTGGTTGGCCCACACACCGAACCGGACATGGTGGCGATTCACGGCCTGGTGGATTCCCTGTCTGGCGCTGGCCACCTCATGGTGGATCGCCGCCCTGCTCATCTTCGGCAAGATCAGCCCGCGGTTCCTCGACTTCATTGAATCTTCCGGCGTCACCACGCAATGGACCTCTCTCACCGAGGTGCTGCGCGGGACCGACAGTTGGACGCCGTTCGTTGCCCCGACCGCGACGGCGGGTTCCTCGCTGGTCGAACAGTCGGCCATGGTCATCGCGACCGCGATGATCGCCGCCGCCGGTATGGCAGGGCTGGCGATGCGGGGCATGCCGGCACGCGGACGGCTGGTCGCGGTACTTCTGGTCGGCCTGGTGCTGCTGACAGCCGGATACACCGGCGCACTCGGATCGCCGGTGGGCCAGCAGATTCAATTCTTCTTGGACGACAGCGGCACGCCGCTGCGCAATGTGCACAAGCTCGAGCCGTTGATTCGCCTGCCGCTGATTCTTGGCCTGGCGCATGCGTTGTCCCGCGTACCGCTGCCCGCCAGTGTGACCGTGCGGCAGTGGCTCTCGGCCCTGGCACGCCCGGAACGCAATCGGGCGGTTGCCCTCGGGATCGCACTGCTGGTGGCACTCGCCGCGAGTACATCACTGGCCTGGACGGGCCGACTGGTCCCCCGCGGCGGCTTCGACGCAATCCCCGAATACTGGAGCGATACGGCGCACTGGCTGGCCAACCATGATGACGGCGGGCGCGCACTCGTAGTGCCGGGAGCCCCGTTCGCCATCCAGACCTGGGGCCTCACCCGCGACGAACCGTTGCAGGTGCTGGGCCGAACACCATGGGGAGTGCGCGATTCCATCCCATTGACGCCTCCCGAGACCATCCGCGCCATCGACTCGGTACAGCAACTTTTCGCCGCCGGCCGACCCTCGGACGGGCTGGCCGATACCCTGAAGCAGCAGGGCATCTCGTATCTGGTGGTGCGCAACGACCTCGACCCCGACACCTCCCGTTCCGCGCGGCCGATCCTGGTGCACCACACCATCGAAGGGTCCCCCGGGCTGACCAAGGTCGCCCAGTTCGGCGACCCCGTCGGGGCCGGAACGGTGGAGGGCTTTGTCGCCGACAGCGATCTTCGACCCCAGTACCCGGCGGTCGAGATCTATTCTGTGGGCCAGGAAAAAGGTTATGGGGAAGCGTATTTCGCGGATATCGACAGCATGCCCCGGGTGGCGGGCGGACCCGAGGCCCTGCTGCGGTTGGGTGAGCGCCGACGCCAGCTGAACCAGCCACCGCTGGGCCCGTCCCTCTTGGCCACCGACGCCGCACAGGCGGGTCTGCGTCCCGGACCCGCGATAGTCACCGACAGTCCGCTGGCCCGTGAGACCGACTACGGGCGCGTCGACGATCATTCCTCGGCCATCCGCGCACCCGGTGACAAACGCCGGACCTTCAATCGAGTGCCCGACTACCCGGCCACCGGTGTTCCCCTCGTGAACGGAAGTTGGACGGGCGGAACCATCACCGCGTCCAGCTCCGCCTCCGATTCCACGGCGCTGCCCAACGTGGCACCGGGCACCAGCACGGCCGCGGCCATCGACCGCGATAACGCCACAAGCTGGGTCAGTAGTTCACTGGAAGCTGCTCTTGGGCAATGGATTCGGGTGGACCTGGATCGCCCGATCACCAACGCGATCCTCACCGTGACGCCGAGCGCCACCGCACTGGGAGCTCAGGTGCGGCGGCTGGAGATCGAGACCGACAACGGCACCACGGCGGTCCGATTCGATGAGCCGGGCACGCCTCTGGATGTGGCGCTACGGCCGGGGGAAACCAACTGGGTCAAGGTCACCGCCACCGGCACCGAGGACGGCACCTCCGGCGTGCAGTTCGGCATCACGGAGCTATCCCTCACCCAATACGACGCCGCCGGATACGCCCATTCCGTCGATCTCCGCCATAGCGCAACCCTGCCCGCGCCTCCCGCAGGAGCCGCGGTGCTCGGCTGGGACTTGGGATCTCCGCTGGAGGGTCGGCCCGGCTGCATGCCGTCGCCTGAAAGGCTGCGTTGCGCGGGCACACTCTCGCTCTCCCCCGAGGAACCCGGCACCTTCATCCGGACGCTGACTGTGCCCCGGCCTCTTTCGCTCACACCAACGCTCTGGGTGCGGGCCCGCTCCGGCCCGCAACTGCGCGATCTGATCACGCAGCCCGGAACCACCGCGGCCTCAGGAGGTGCCGACCTCATCGATCTGCGGGGCTCCTCCTATGCGGCCACCGACGGCGATCCGGGCACCGCCTGGACGGCACCCCAGGAGTCGGTACTGCGCCAGCACCTGCCCTCTCTGGTGATCAAACTCCCCAAACCCGTCGCCGTCGGCGGTATCCGGCTCCAGCCCAGCAAGACCGAGGTGCCTACACACCCCAAGCAGGTAGCCATCAACCTGGGCGACGGTCCCCAGGTAAGAGACATCGACCCGAAGTCTCCCGAGACGACACTGGCAGTGCATCCGGCTGTCACCGACACCATCACCGTCACGGTGATGGACTGGACCGACATCATCGACCGCACCGCACTGGGAACCGATCAGAACAAGCCGCCCGGCATCGCCGAGCTCGTCGCGCTGGACACCCAGGGCCGGCCGATCGCCCCCGCCGATGCACGGGCCAACGACAACCGCGTGATCAAGATCGGATGCGCTGACGGCCCAGTGCTCGCGCTTGCCGGACGCTTCATCCCGATGTCCATCACCACCACGGTGCGGGATCTACTGGACGGCAATGCCATCCAGGCGACGCCGTGCGATACCGCGCCCATCGCCACGGGCGCGGGGCCTCAGGACGTCACCGTCAACCCACGCCAGCAGTTCATCGTCGACGGTGTCCAGCTCACCACGCCCGACGCGACGCCGGCCGCCGCCACCGCGACCGCGGCGCCCACGGGCAGATGGGACGCGGCCCGGCGTGAGGTCACCGCGGATCCCGCACCGCGCGACCGGGTGCTGGCGGTGCCGGAAAGCATCAACCCCGGATGGGTGGCCCGCGATGCGCAAGGGCACACGCTCACCCCGGTACGGGTGAACGGATGGCAGCAGGGGTGGGTGCTCCCGGCCGGCACCGGCGGGCCGATCACCCTCACCTTCGGCCTCGACACCTGGTACCGGGCGGGGCTGTTCGGCGGACTGGCGCTGCTTCCCGTCCTCGCACTGTTGGCTCTCATTCCCGTACGCCGGAAAACCACGGTCCCTCAGGTGATCCCATGGCGCTCCGGCCCCGCGACGGGTATCGCGGTGCTGGCGGCGCTCACCGCGATCAGCGGCAT
- a CDS encoding sulfatase-like hydrolase/transferase, translating to MADLNRRTVLTTGAVAAGAAAVGFGGYELLRKPGRSDSSAADGNKPNILVIIVDQMRAPQWFPDIQKLTNLLPSLSRLQRDSVTFASHYTASNMCTPSRGAMTTGLYSHQTGCLFTGEGPSESSLAPQFPTWGTMLRQQGYRTWWWGKWHLGDWSDNNPEGLDAHGFSGGTFPSPNGAPNQGLQKDPGIVDQYAGWFDAEAGKGPWCTTVSLVNPHDICWWPKNPLPEEVPHWFDAVPVNFQTPDELRQHGKPQLQIDYANFMSPIMTGAVTYSGPDMARQWARCLDMYLWLQQQVDAQIGRVLDKLASRPEVDRNTVVVFTSDHGEYAGSHGLRGKGATAYEEAIRVPLYIRDPHGVLTPKPGDTRTQLTSSVDLAPLLLTIGAGGNGWRSDPRFSYLAARADIAGIAKNNAAGRTWIAHVTDDMSVEEMATLLKDPRIRAVMGENAPTEIPTSAPSHIVAVRTAEAKLATYSYWKSGGMQIDRARPSDREFYDYSTPSGQQEIENQAGRGGKEAELQALIDNEVLPEVQAPLPTFLGQAQEQGLADMQKLMVLRGG from the coding sequence ATGGCCGACCTCAACCGCAGAACCGTACTGACTACTGGGGCAGTCGCGGCGGGTGCCGCCGCTGTTGGTTTCGGAGGATATGAACTGCTCCGCAAGCCCGGGCGCAGTGATTCATCGGCGGCCGACGGGAACAAGCCGAATATCTTGGTGATCATTGTGGATCAGATGCGAGCCCCGCAGTGGTTCCCCGATATCCAGAAACTCACCAACCTCTTACCAAGTCTGAGTCGATTGCAAAGGGACAGTGTCACCTTCGCATCGCACTACACCGCATCGAACATGTGCACCCCGTCGCGGGGGGCCATGACGACCGGGCTGTACTCGCATCAGACCGGCTGCCTGTTCACCGGCGAGGGGCCCAGTGAATCGAGCCTGGCACCGCAGTTCCCGACCTGGGGGACCATGCTGCGGCAGCAGGGTTATCGCACCTGGTGGTGGGGCAAATGGCACCTTGGGGACTGGAGTGATAACAATCCTGAAGGGCTTGACGCACATGGTTTCTCGGGTGGAACGTTCCCCTCGCCCAATGGTGCGCCCAACCAGGGGCTGCAGAAGGACCCGGGGATCGTCGACCAGTACGCGGGGTGGTTCGACGCAGAGGCAGGCAAGGGTCCGTGGTGCACCACCGTCTCCCTGGTGAATCCGCATGACATCTGTTGGTGGCCCAAAAATCCTCTCCCGGAGGAAGTTCCGCACTGGTTTGATGCTGTGCCGGTCAACTTCCAGACGCCCGATGAGCTGCGTCAGCATGGCAAGCCGCAGCTGCAGATCGACTACGCCAATTTCATGTCGCCGATCATGACGGGTGCGGTGACCTACTCGGGGCCGGATATGGCCCGGCAATGGGCCCGCTGCCTGGACATGTACCTGTGGCTGCAACAGCAGGTGGATGCTCAGATCGGGCGGGTGCTGGACAAGCTGGCATCGCGCCCGGAGGTGGATCGCAACACGGTCGTCGTGTTCACCTCCGATCATGGTGAGTACGCGGGCTCACATGGGTTACGCGGCAAGGGAGCCACGGCGTATGAGGAAGCTATCCGGGTTCCGCTCTACATCCGCGATCCGCACGGTGTGCTGACCCCGAAGCCGGGGGACACGCGCACCCAGCTGACCTCCAGCGTCGACCTTGCGCCCCTGCTGCTGACCATCGGTGCGGGCGGCAACGGGTGGCGCTCTGATCCGCGTTTCTCGTACCTGGCCGCGCGCGCTGATATCGCCGGCATCGCCAAAAACAACGCGGCAGGCCGCACATGGATCGCACACGTCACCGATGACATGTCGGTGGAGGAGATGGCCACCCTGCTCAAGGATCCGCGGATCCGCGCGGTGATGGGTGAGAACGCGCCCACCGAGATACCCACTTCGGCGCCCAGTCATATCGTCGCTGTCCGTACCGCCGAGGCGAAGCTGGCCACCTACTCGTACTGGAAGTCAGGCGGCATGCAGATCGACCGTGCACGGCCGTCTGATCGCGAATTCTATGACTATTCAACACCTTCCGGTCAGCAAGAGATCGAGAACCAGGCGGGTCGGGGCGGTAAGGAAGCCGAGCTGCAAGCCCTCATCGACAACGAGGTGCTGCCCGAGGTGCAGGCACCGTTGCCGACATTCCTGGGCCAGGCGCAGGAGCAGGGCCTTGCCGATATGCAGAAACTGATGGTGCTGCGCGGCGGATAG
- a CDS encoding LppU/SCO3897 family protein, with translation MSEEQNTAPTAAAGTPPAPVVPTTAPKPKWWRNPKVRTAIVVAGAILLIVGKLATAEKRQEHRADADARHEVATYAVGDCVTFGPTKGEKFDISHTDCAKDISYTVGAKPAPGQACPGTSYSEYTWTLHDSTTEKLCLASNLVTGHCYRLPIDAHSFIETTECTDPAGYKVAQRLENSTDAAQCPPEVKKYIDYPQPSWIYCLAPTHATPAA, from the coding sequence ATGTCTGAGGAACAGAACACGGCCCCGACCGCTGCCGCTGGCACGCCCCCGGCGCCGGTGGTGCCAACAACGGCCCCTAAGCCGAAATGGTGGCGCAACCCGAAAGTGCGAACCGCCATCGTGGTAGCGGGCGCGATCCTGCTCATCGTCGGAAAACTTGCGACCGCCGAGAAACGCCAAGAACACCGGGCCGATGCGGATGCCCGTCATGAAGTCGCCACCTACGCCGTCGGGGACTGCGTCACCTTCGGGCCTACCAAGGGCGAAAAATTCGACATCAGCCACACTGACTGCGCTAAGGACATCAGCTACACCGTCGGCGCCAAACCCGCGCCAGGCCAGGCCTGCCCCGGCACCTCCTATAGCGAGTACACCTGGACACTTCACGACAGCACCACCGAAAAACTATGCCTGGCAAGCAATCTTGTAACCGGGCACTGCTACCGGCTGCCCATCGACGCACACAGCTTCATCGAAACCACCGAATGCACCGACCCGGCGGGCTACAAAGTCGCCCAGCGCCTCGAGAACAGCACCGACGCAGCCCAATGCCCACCGGAGGTCAAAAAATACATCGACTACCCCCAGCCCAGCTGGATCTACTGCCTAGCCCCTACCCACGCCACACCGGCGGCGTAG
- a CDS encoding RNA polymerase sigma factor: MAHDEIRTIFREEYGRTVATLIRYFGSIDLAEEAVQEAFEVAIAKWPQDGIPPNPGAWITTTARNRGIDKLRRDRRRDELSQEATALEEEQPEPQEVGPVQDDRLRLIFTCCHPALSPEAQVALTLRLLGGLTTPEIANAYLVSESTMAARITRAKKKIASAGIPYRVPGDHDLPDRLSSVLAALYLVYNEGYAASSGATLTRTDLSTEAIRLARVLADLMPDEPEAVGLLALVLLTEARRPARTDTGGALVLLADQDRTRWNHAMIDEGHQLVRRCLRRNAPGPYQIQAAINAVHDDAPSAALTDWGQIVALYDQLAVFTPHAVVALNRGVAVGERDGAQAGLDAIEPLRQDLDAYYPLHAARADLLTRLSRNREAADAYRKALALTDNEVFRGYLGDRLARLD; encoded by the coding sequence GTGGCGCACGACGAGATACGCACGATCTTCCGCGAGGAGTACGGCCGCACCGTGGCGACTTTGATCCGCTACTTCGGCAGCATCGATCTCGCCGAGGAGGCCGTGCAGGAGGCCTTCGAGGTCGCCATCGCGAAATGGCCGCAGGATGGCATACCGCCCAATCCCGGTGCGTGGATCACCACCACGGCACGCAACCGCGGCATCGACAAATTGCGGCGCGACCGGCGGCGCGACGAACTGTCCCAGGAGGCAACGGCTCTCGAAGAGGAACAGCCGGAACCGCAGGAGGTGGGTCCGGTGCAGGACGATCGCCTGCGGCTCATCTTCACCTGCTGCCACCCGGCGCTGTCCCCCGAGGCGCAGGTCGCACTGACGCTGCGGTTGCTCGGCGGACTCACCACGCCCGAGATCGCCAACGCGTATTTGGTCTCCGAATCGACCATGGCCGCGCGCATCACGCGCGCCAAGAAGAAGATCGCGTCGGCGGGCATTCCGTACCGAGTGCCCGGGGATCACGATCTGCCGGATCGGCTGTCGTCGGTGCTGGCCGCGCTCTACCTCGTCTACAACGAGGGTTACGCGGCCTCCTCAGGCGCCACACTCACGCGCACGGATTTGTCCACCGAGGCGATCAGGCTGGCGCGCGTGCTCGCCGATCTCATGCCCGATGAACCCGAGGCAGTGGGACTGTTGGCATTGGTGCTGCTTACCGAGGCCCGACGGCCCGCCCGTACCGATACCGGCGGTGCGCTCGTGCTGCTCGCCGATCAGGACCGCACTCGGTGGAACCACGCGATGATCGACGAGGGACATCAATTGGTGCGACGCTGTCTGCGGCGCAACGCCCCGGGCCCGTATCAGATCCAGGCCGCCATCAATGCCGTCCATGACGACGCACCCTCGGCAGCGCTTACCGATTGGGGTCAGATCGTCGCGCTGTATGACCAGCTGGCGGTGTTCACCCCCCACGCCGTCGTCGCCCTCAATCGTGGAGTGGCCGTTGGTGAACGCGACGGCGCGCAGGCCGGGCTGGATGCCATCGAGCCGCTGCGGCAGGATCTTGATGCCTACTACCCGCTGCATGCCGCGCGCGCCGATCTGCTCACCAGACTCAGTCGAAATCGGGAAGCCGCGGACGCCTACCGAAAAGCGTTGGCACTCACGGACAACGAGGTGTTCCGCGGGTACCTCGGTGACCGCCTGGCCCGGCTGGATTAG
- a CDS encoding TfoX/Sxy family protein, translated as MAYDEDLVERIREVIATSRGVTEKRMFGGLAFLVDGHMTVAAKREGGLLARCDPHDTDTLIAKNHVSRMVMGGREMDGWLSIDAEGVRTKRQLEPWVKRALAYAGSLPPK; from the coding sequence ATGGCCTATGACGAGGACCTCGTGGAGCGCATCCGTGAAGTGATCGCGACAAGCAGGGGTGTCACCGAGAAACGGATGTTCGGTGGCCTCGCGTTTCTGGTCGATGGGCACATGACGGTCGCCGCGAAACGCGAGGGCGGGCTGCTGGCCCGCTGCGATCCCCACGACACCGACACCTTGATCGCCAAGAACCATGTGAGCCGGATGGTGATGGGTGGGCGTGAGATGGATGGCTGGTTGAGTATCGATGCCGAGGGTGTGCGCACCAAGCGACAGCTGGAGCCGTGGGTGAAACGGGCCCTGGCCTACGCCGGCTCGCTTCCACCCAAGTAG
- a CDS encoding DUF2613 domain-containing protein, translating to MTRFVVPAAASVLIGLLLGAAAVFGVTLSVEQDKKPVVTGIDPSTAILNRPDYGNRS from the coding sequence ATGACCAGATTTGTGGTGCCGGCCGCCGCAAGCGTGCTGATCGGCCTGCTGCTGGGCGCCGCCGCCGTATTCGGTGTCACGCTCTCGGTCGAGCAGGACAAGAAGCCGGTTGTGACGGGAATCGATCCGTCGACCGCAATCCTCAATCGTCCCGATTACGGCAACCGGAGCTGA
- a CDS encoding alpha/beta hydrolase, protein MSTARTPVVFVHGLWLHSTSWELWADRFSAAGFDPILAEWPGVPATLTAARQQPEAQAGVGLAEISAHHAALIKTLPVKPILVGHSVGGFIVQHLLGQDLGSAAVAICPGQIKGVKAIGPAQARSTIAFLSDPRNLHRAVSLDQKQFRYAFANAVSQEESDSLFERWAIPSPARPLFQLALGNFTPNSAAAVNTRNNQRGPLLLMSGKLDHTVPDVLTRSTFKQYRKSSADTEYLPYTDRGHSLIVDSGAAQLIDDSLAWLDRKDIA, encoded by the coding sequence ATGAGCACAGCGAGAACACCCGTCGTCTTTGTCCACGGCCTGTGGCTGCACTCGACGAGCTGGGAGCTCTGGGCCGATCGTTTCAGTGCGGCGGGATTCGATCCGATACTCGCCGAATGGCCCGGGGTCCCAGCCACTCTCACCGCCGCCCGACAGCAGCCGGAAGCGCAAGCGGGCGTCGGCCTAGCGGAGATATCGGCACATCACGCGGCCCTGATCAAGACTCTGCCGGTCAAACCCATCCTCGTCGGTCACTCAGTGGGCGGTTTCATCGTTCAGCACCTACTCGGCCAGGACCTCGGATCCGCGGCAGTCGCCATCTGCCCAGGGCAAATCAAAGGCGTGAAAGCAATCGGACCGGCACAGGCCCGATCGACCATCGCCTTCCTGAGTGACCCGCGAAACCTGCATCGCGCGGTGTCACTGGACCAGAAACAGTTCCGGTACGCGTTCGCCAATGCGGTATCTCAGGAAGAGTCGGACTCACTGTTCGAGCGTTGGGCGATTCCGAGCCCGGCGCGGCCACTGTTCCAGCTCGCGCTCGGCAACTTCACGCCGAATTCCGCTGCAGCCGTCAACACACGGAACAACCAGCGCGGGCCGCTGCTGCTGATGTCCGGGAAGCTGGACCATACGGTCCCCGATGTCCTGACACGCTCCACGTTCAAGCAGTACCGGAAATCGAGCGCCGATACCGAGTACCTCCCGTACACCGATCGCGGGCATTCACTCATCGTGGACAGCGGAGCAGCACAGCTCATCGATGACTCACTTGCCTGGCTGGACCGTAAGGACATCGCCTAA